The Plectropomus leopardus isolate mb chromosome 15, YSFRI_Pleo_2.0, whole genome shotgun sequence genome has a segment encoding these proteins:
- the col21a1 gene encoding collagen alpha-1(XXI) chain isoform X2 codes for MGYKATSMHCVLRCLCFMLLHLFSAAQDEDIRSCRTAPCDLVFILDGSWSVEDVNFEIVKRWLVNITSSFNIGQKFTQVGVVQYSDDPVLEIPLGKHSSTTDLIKAMESIEYMGGNTRTGAAIKFATDKLFGLSERGPYGISRIAVVLTDGKSQDEVLKAAEEARKKGVILFAIGVGPETEASELNDIANKPFRTYVFSVEDYKGISRIIQVIRQKLCEETVCPARIPVDSRDEKGFDILLHLNLAKKAKKTQGAYYGSRAYEVTPHVDLSLTTRTLFPDGLPPSYVFVATLRYKGSVAIEEWDLWRVQTRDGKPQMAVTLNGLERTVMFTTTSEAESGTQMVTFSEQTARLFDEKWHQLRLLVTEEDVTLYVDDLEIETRPLEPPVGIFINGKTQVGKYVNKETTVPFEIQKLRIYCDPEQNNRETACEIPGVCSNSPDYSEPTIEPCVCPPGPPGQPGIKGEQGNTGKPGQPGPAGADGKPGVPGIRGSPGLPGPPGSEGQRGSDGYKGEQGRPGVSGERGMPGLPGAPGQPGEKGSVGSTGAPGLPGKAGPMGDKGSVGPSGPPGFPGDLGLPGRDGKVGLPGRPGQKGEVGAMGLPGVDGREGHPGMPGMPGIAGLSGQKGDAGLPGSRGFPGSDGSPGEMGLPGAPGLKGSVGPKGNKGERGSSGIQGKPGSVGTAGEPGRAGQPGHPGMPGLKGSKGQRGNPGEKGEMGMKGEKGGQGRPGEHGSAGPMGLKGEGQQGTQGREVKKVKWDGPDSQVSQAHLVPEGCRERAVHLAHLDLKEDLQIKCRIITFGKSAERSFSLSCLCCC; via the exons ATGGGTTACAAAGCGACATCCATGCATTGTGTCTTAAGATGCCTGTGCTTCATGCTTCTCCATTTGTTTAGTGCAGCTCAAGATGAAGACATAAGAA GTTGTAGGACTGCACCATGTGATTTGGTCTTTATTCTAGATGGCTCGTGGAGCGTTGAAGATGTCAATTTTGAAATAGTAAAGCGGTGGCTCGTCAACATAACATCAAGCTTCAACATTGGACAGAAGTTTACCCAGGTTGGAGTTGTCCAATACAGCGATGACCCTGTATTAGAAATACCTCTGGGGAAGCACTCCTCTACAACAGACCTCATCAAAGCGATGGAGTCCATTGAGTATATGGGGGGTAACACAAGGACAGGAGCAGCCATTAAGTTTGCTACAGACAAACTGTTTGGCCTGTCTGAGCGCGGCCCGTACGGCATTTCCAGAATTGCTGTTGTCCTCACTGATGGGAAGTCTCAAGACGAAGttttgaaagcagcagaggaagcaAGGAAAAAAGGAGTAATTTTGTTTGCTATCGGTGTTGGACCGGAGACAGAAGCCTCTGAGTTGAACGACATTGCAAACAAGCCATTCAGAACTTATGTCTTCTCTGTTGAGGACTACAAAGGTATTTCCAGGATCATACAGGTCATACGACAGAAACTCTGCGAAG AGACTGTTTGTCCAGCAAGAATCCCCGTGGACTCCCGCGATGAGAAAGGTTTTGATATTCTGCTACATTTAAATTTGGCTAAAAAAGCAAAGAAGACACAAGGAGCATATTATGGCAGTAGGGCTTATGAAGTGACACCGCACGTCGACTTGAGTTTAACCACAAG GACACTTTTTCCTGACGGCCTGCCTCCATCATATGTTTTTGTGGCCACACTGAGGTATAAAGGATCAGTGGCAATAGAGGAGTGGGACTTGTGGAGAGTGCAGACGCGGGATGGAAAACCTCAGATGGCAGTGACTCTAAATGGGCTGGAGCGCACCGTCATGTTCACCACAACCAGTGAGGCGGAGAGTGGGACTCAAATGGTTACATTTTCAGAACAGACAGCAAGG cTGTTTGATGAGAAATGGCACCAGCTGCGGCTGCTGGTCACCGAGGAGGACGTTACTCTTTATGTTGATGACCTGGAAATCGAAACGCGACCCTTGGAGCCCCCTGTTGGTATTTTCATCAACGGAAAAACCCAAGTTGGAAAATATGTCAACAAGGAAACAACAGTGCCA tttgagaTCCAGAAACTTCGCATATACTGTGACCCTGAGCAGAACAACCGAGAGACTGCGTGTGAAATACCTGGAGTT TGCTCCAACAGTCCTGATTACTCTGAACCAACTATAGAACCTTGTGTCTGTCCTCCTGGACCCCCCGGACAACCAGGAATAAAG GGAGAACAAGGAAACACTGGCAAACCTGGTCAGCCTGGACCTGCTGGTGCTGATGGTAAGCCT gGTGTCCCTGGCATTAGAGGAAGTCCAGGGTTGCCAGGTCCACCAGGATCAGag GGCCAGCGTGGGTCAGATGGGTACAAAGGCGAGCAAGGGAGGCCTGGTGTTTCG GGTGAGAGGGGCATGCCTGGACTACCAGGAGCGCCTGGACAACCAGGAGAGAAG GGCTCAGTGGGATCCACGGGGGCTCCAGGGTTACCAGGAAAAGCTGGTCCAATG GGAGATAAAGGAAGTGTGGGACCTTCTGGGCCACCCGGTTTTCCGGGAGACCTC GGTCTACCTGGGAGAGACGGAAAGGTCGGACTTCCAGGGAGGCCCGGTCaaaag GGGGAAGTCGGAGCTATGGGTCTTCCTGGTGTTGATGGGAGAGAAGGACATCCT GGTATGCCTGGGATGCCAGGAATTGCAGGCCTGAGTGGACAAAAG GGGGATGCTGGTTTGCCTGGATCCAGGGGCTTCCCGGGATCGGACGGATCACCT GGTGAGATGGGTTTACCTGGTGCACCTGGTTTAAAAGGATCAGTTGGACCCAAG GGGAATAAAGGCGAAAGAGGAAGTTCGGGTATACAAGGAAAACCAGGGTCTGTG GGGACTGCAGGGGAACCAGGAAGAGCAGGTCAGCCGGGGCACCCGGGCATGCCAGGACTGAAGGGTAGCAAG ggACAAAGAGGAAATCCAGGTGAAAAAGGAGAGATG GGAATGAAAGGTGAAAAAGGAGGCCAAGGTCGGCCGGGGGAACAC GGCTCAGCCGGTCCAATGGGACTCAAAGGAGAG GGACAGCAGGGGACTCAGGGCAGAGAGGTCAAGAAGGTCAAGTGGGACGGCCCGGACAGCCAGGTCAGTCAGGCTCACCTGGTCCCCGAGGGCTGCCGGGAGAGAGCGGTGCACCTGGCCCACCTGGACCTGAAGGAAGATCT gcAAATCAAATGTCGGATCATCACATTCGGCAAATCTGCAGAGAGATCCTTCAGT CTGAGCTGCCTTTGTTGTTGCTGA
- the col21a1 gene encoding collagen alpha-1(XXI) chain isoform X1 translates to MGYKATSMHCVLRCLCFMLLHLFSAAQDEDIRSCRTAPCDLVFILDGSWSVEDVNFEIVKRWLVNITSSFNIGQKFTQVGVVQYSDDPVLEIPLGKHSSTTDLIKAMESIEYMGGNTRTGAAIKFATDKLFGLSERGPYGISRIAVVLTDGKSQDEVLKAAEEARKKGVILFAIGVGPETEASELNDIANKPFRTYVFSVEDYKGISRIIQVIRQKLCEETVCPARIPVDSRDEKGFDILLHLNLAKKAKKTQGAYYGSRAYEVTPHVDLSLTTRTLFPDGLPPSYVFVATLRYKGSVAIEEWDLWRVQTRDGKPQMAVTLNGLERTVMFTTTSEAESGTQMVTFSEQTARLFDEKWHQLRLLVTEEDVTLYVDDLEIETRPLEPPVGIFINGKTQVGKYVNKETTVPFEIQKLRIYCDPEQNNRETACEIPGVCSNSPDYSEPTIEPCVCPPGPPGQPGIKGEQGNTGKPGQPGPAGADGKPGVPGIRGSPGLPGPPGSEGQRGSDGYKGEQGRPGVSGERGMPGLPGAPGQPGEKGSVGSTGAPGLPGKAGPMGDKGSVGPSGPPGFPGDLGLPGRDGKVGLPGRPGQKGEVGAMGLPGVDGREGHPGMPGMPGIAGLSGQKGDAGLPGSRGFPGSDGSPGEMGLPGAPGLKGSVGPKGNKGERGSSGIQGKPGSVGTAGEPGRAGQPGHPGMPGLKGSKGQRGNPGEKGEMGMKGEKGGQGRPGEHGSAGPMGLKGEKGTAGDSGQRGQEGQVGRPGQPGQSGSPGPRGLPGESGAPGPPGPEGRSANQMSDHHIRQICREILQSELPLLLLSNQQSSCTRCQTRPGSPGPPGQTGPQGVRGLPGISGPRGQPGHPGRPGHPGVNGLKGEPGLTGDKGSPGRTTMGDQGPPGPPGPMGPQGYSKPGPPGKPGPPGLNGGEGKSGNPGIPGEPGMCDPSMCYGNMMRRNPYSKGPNY, encoded by the exons ATGGGTTACAAAGCGACATCCATGCATTGTGTCTTAAGATGCCTGTGCTTCATGCTTCTCCATTTGTTTAGTGCAGCTCAAGATGAAGACATAAGAA GTTGTAGGACTGCACCATGTGATTTGGTCTTTATTCTAGATGGCTCGTGGAGCGTTGAAGATGTCAATTTTGAAATAGTAAAGCGGTGGCTCGTCAACATAACATCAAGCTTCAACATTGGACAGAAGTTTACCCAGGTTGGAGTTGTCCAATACAGCGATGACCCTGTATTAGAAATACCTCTGGGGAAGCACTCCTCTACAACAGACCTCATCAAAGCGATGGAGTCCATTGAGTATATGGGGGGTAACACAAGGACAGGAGCAGCCATTAAGTTTGCTACAGACAAACTGTTTGGCCTGTCTGAGCGCGGCCCGTACGGCATTTCCAGAATTGCTGTTGTCCTCACTGATGGGAAGTCTCAAGACGAAGttttgaaagcagcagaggaagcaAGGAAAAAAGGAGTAATTTTGTTTGCTATCGGTGTTGGACCGGAGACAGAAGCCTCTGAGTTGAACGACATTGCAAACAAGCCATTCAGAACTTATGTCTTCTCTGTTGAGGACTACAAAGGTATTTCCAGGATCATACAGGTCATACGACAGAAACTCTGCGAAG AGACTGTTTGTCCAGCAAGAATCCCCGTGGACTCCCGCGATGAGAAAGGTTTTGATATTCTGCTACATTTAAATTTGGCTAAAAAAGCAAAGAAGACACAAGGAGCATATTATGGCAGTAGGGCTTATGAAGTGACACCGCACGTCGACTTGAGTTTAACCACAAG GACACTTTTTCCTGACGGCCTGCCTCCATCATATGTTTTTGTGGCCACACTGAGGTATAAAGGATCAGTGGCAATAGAGGAGTGGGACTTGTGGAGAGTGCAGACGCGGGATGGAAAACCTCAGATGGCAGTGACTCTAAATGGGCTGGAGCGCACCGTCATGTTCACCACAACCAGTGAGGCGGAGAGTGGGACTCAAATGGTTACATTTTCAGAACAGACAGCAAGG cTGTTTGATGAGAAATGGCACCAGCTGCGGCTGCTGGTCACCGAGGAGGACGTTACTCTTTATGTTGATGACCTGGAAATCGAAACGCGACCCTTGGAGCCCCCTGTTGGTATTTTCATCAACGGAAAAACCCAAGTTGGAAAATATGTCAACAAGGAAACAACAGTGCCA tttgagaTCCAGAAACTTCGCATATACTGTGACCCTGAGCAGAACAACCGAGAGACTGCGTGTGAAATACCTGGAGTT TGCTCCAACAGTCCTGATTACTCTGAACCAACTATAGAACCTTGTGTCTGTCCTCCTGGACCCCCCGGACAACCAGGAATAAAG GGAGAACAAGGAAACACTGGCAAACCTGGTCAGCCTGGACCTGCTGGTGCTGATGGTAAGCCT gGTGTCCCTGGCATTAGAGGAAGTCCAGGGTTGCCAGGTCCACCAGGATCAGag GGCCAGCGTGGGTCAGATGGGTACAAAGGCGAGCAAGGGAGGCCTGGTGTTTCG GGTGAGAGGGGCATGCCTGGACTACCAGGAGCGCCTGGACAACCAGGAGAGAAG GGCTCAGTGGGATCCACGGGGGCTCCAGGGTTACCAGGAAAAGCTGGTCCAATG GGAGATAAAGGAAGTGTGGGACCTTCTGGGCCACCCGGTTTTCCGGGAGACCTC GGTCTACCTGGGAGAGACGGAAAGGTCGGACTTCCAGGGAGGCCCGGTCaaaag GGGGAAGTCGGAGCTATGGGTCTTCCTGGTGTTGATGGGAGAGAAGGACATCCT GGTATGCCTGGGATGCCAGGAATTGCAGGCCTGAGTGGACAAAAG GGGGATGCTGGTTTGCCTGGATCCAGGGGCTTCCCGGGATCGGACGGATCACCT GGTGAGATGGGTTTACCTGGTGCACCTGGTTTAAAAGGATCAGTTGGACCCAAG GGGAATAAAGGCGAAAGAGGAAGTTCGGGTATACAAGGAAAACCAGGGTCTGTG GGGACTGCAGGGGAACCAGGAAGAGCAGGTCAGCCGGGGCACCCGGGCATGCCAGGACTGAAGGGTAGCAAG ggACAAAGAGGAAATCCAGGTGAAAAAGGAGAGATG GGAATGAAAGGTGAAAAAGGAGGCCAAGGTCGGCCGGGGGAACAC GGCTCAGCCGGTCCAATGGGACTCAAAGGAGAG AAAGGGACAGCAGGGGACTCAGGGCAGAGAGGTCAAGAAGGTCAAGTGGGACGGCCCGGACAGCCAGGTCAGTCAGGCTCACCTGGTCCCCGAGGGCTGCCGGGAGAGAGCGGTGCACCTGGCCCACCTGGACCTGAAGGAAGATCT gcAAATCAAATGTCGGATCATCACATTCGGCAAATCTGCAGAGAGATCCTTCAGT CTGAGCTGCCTTTGTTGTTGCTGAGCAACCAGCAGAGTAGCTGTACCAGATGTCAGACCCGACCTGGATCTCCTGGTCCTCCAGGTCAGACTGGGCCCCAGGGTGTTAGGGGTCTCCCCGGAATAAGTGGGCCCAGGGGACAGCCAGGCCACCCTGGTCGGCCGGGGCACCCTGGTGTAAATGGGCTGAAAG GAGAACCAGGTTTAACAGGTGATAAGGGGAGTCCTGGTCGAACCACGATGGGAGATCAAGGGCCACCAGGGCCCCCAG